The Candidatus Culexarchaeum yellowstonense genome includes a window with the following:
- a CDS encoding ABC transporter ATP-binding protein: MQPTIKLVDVHKAYRTAAGEYWALRGVNLEVWGGEFIAIMGPSGSGKTTLLNMIGLLDKPTKGEIHIEGKRVSQLTEKELAQLRNKTIGFIFQQFNLINRLTVEENITLPLIPRGTPIEERRKIAKEALLKAGGSLEWLKKHPNQLSGGEQQRVAIARALAANPKIILADEPTGNLDTNSARKVVETLVKLNRGEGQTIIMVTHNIEVANATQKIYLIRDGKIAETRKPEPEKSILAM; this comes from the coding sequence TTGCAACCAACAATAAAACTCGTAGACGTACATAAAGCATACAGGACAGCCGCAGGAGAATACTGGGCGCTAAGAGGAGTAAACCTAGAAGTCTGGGGAGGAGAATTCATAGCAATAATGGGCCCCTCAGGATCAGGGAAAACAACACTACTAAACATGATAGGCCTACTAGACAAACCCACAAAAGGGGAAATCCACATCGAAGGGAAACGGGTAAGCCAACTCACAGAAAAGGAACTCGCACAACTGAGGAACAAGACAATAGGATTCATATTCCAACAATTCAACCTAATAAACAGGTTAACAGTAGAGGAAAACATAACCCTACCACTAATACCAAGAGGAACACCCATAGAAGAAAGACGAAAAATAGCCAAAGAAGCACTACTAAAAGCAGGAGGAAGCCTTGAATGGCTAAAGAAGCATCCAAACCAACTATCAGGAGGAGAACAACAAAGAGTAGCCATAGCAAGAGCACTAGCCGCAAACCCAAAAATAATACTGGCAGACGAACCCACAGGAAACCTAGACACAAACTCAGCAAGAAAAGTTGTGGAGACACTGGTTAAACTGAACAGGGGGGAGGGGCAAACAATAATAATGGTTACACACAACATCGAAGTAGCCAACGCCACACAAAAAATATACCTCATAAGAGACGGAAAAATAGCGGAAACAAGAAAACCAGAACCAGAGAAAAGCATACTGGCAATGTGA
- a CDS encoding MBL fold metallo-hydrolase yields MKNTKEIHTQYLGYSGITIKIGDVGLLFDPANMIDPQTMEPLTKCKPLIILYTHDHHDHYNAETLKTLAKKLDCKIIIEPAMTGKLKGIVEAERLYPAEHGKTLEVDGVRVTGVKGRHVGPITLYLAEASGIRIFHGGDSGYVNLAELSPVDLAILPCGTPSPTASPKDAYKMALDLKPKHVIAVHGSNAEVEELKRLLAEGLPNTEFTAPKQGEKHTLKW; encoded by the coding sequence ATGAAAAACACAAAGGAAATCCACACACAATACCTAGGCTACTCCGGAATCACAATAAAAATTGGAGATGTTGGACTATTATTCGACCCAGCCAACATGATTGACCCCCAAACCATGGAACCCCTCACAAAATGCAAACCCCTAATAATCCTATACACACACGACCACCACGACCACTACAACGCAGAAACCTTGAAAACACTGGCCAAAAAGCTGGACTGCAAAATCATAATCGAGCCAGCCATGACCGGCAAGCTTAAAGGCATAGTGGAAGCCGAGAGGCTATATCCAGCAGAGCACGGTAAAACATTGGAGGTTGATGGTGTAAGGGTAACTGGCGTCAAGGGGAGACATGTTGGGCCAATAACACTATACCTGGCTGAAGCCTCTGGGATTAGGATATTCCATGGAGGAGACTCCGGATACGTGAATCTAGCCGAATTAAGCCCAGTGGATCTAGCCATACTCCCCTGCGGAACACCATCACCCACAGCCTCCCCAAAAGACGCCTACAAAATGGCCTTAGACTTAAAACCCAAACACGTAATAGCCGTACACGGCTCCAACGCAGAAGTGGAGGAACTTAAAAGGCTTCTGGCCGAAGGACTACCAAACACGGAGTTCACAGCCCCCAAACAAGGCGAAAAACACACCCTCAAGTGGTGA
- a CDS encoding enoyl-CoA hydratase/isomerase family protein yields the protein MPSSKARIEAIEGEPKIRRIKIANPPLNILTPETLKDLQDTITAIEGDREVITVIVEGEGKAFSAGADVKTLAKTSPEEAWEYIKLGQTTLSKIIFGGKIYIAKVHGYALGGGLELALACDITITEKQARLALPEITLGIHPGWTGTQTLPKIVGWKRALELILTGKTLSGEEAEKIGLINMAVEAEKLEETVMGIAKTIIGNPPKALANAKRLIREAAWRSLEEGLGMERESFKKLMETRDAREGLKAFIEKRKPIYTGE from the coding sequence ATGCCAAGTAGTAAGGCTAGAATAGAAGCCATTGAAGGGGAACCAAAAATAAGGAGGATAAAAATAGCGAATCCACCACTAAACATACTCACACCAGAAACCCTAAAAGACCTACAGGACACAATAACAGCCATAGAGGGGGATAGGGAGGTTATCACAGTAATCGTGGAGGGGGAGGGAAAAGCCTTCTCAGCAGGAGCAGACGTGAAAACCCTCGCAAAAACCTCCCCAGAAGAAGCATGGGAATACATAAAACTAGGCCAAACAACACTCAGCAAAATAATATTTGGAGGGAAAATATACATTGCAAAGGTACATGGATACGCACTGGGCGGAGGACTAGAACTCGCACTAGCATGCGACATAACCATAACCGAAAAACAGGCAAGACTAGCCCTCCCAGAAATAACCCTAGGCATACACCCAGGCTGGACAGGAACACAAACCCTACCAAAAATCGTTGGATGGAAAAGGGCACTGGAACTAATATTAACAGGGAAAACACTAAGCGGAGAGGAAGCCGAAAAAATCGGATTAATAAACATGGCAGTGGAGGCCGAGAAACTTGAGGAAACAGTCATGGGCATAGCGAAAACAATAATTGGAAATCCGCCAAAAGCACTGGCAAACGCCAAAAGGCTTATAAGGGAAGCAGCATGGAGAAGCCTGGAAGAAGGATTAGGGATGGAGAGGGAATCCTTCAAAAAACTCATGGAAACGAGGGATGCAAGGGAAGGACTAAAAGCATTTATAGAAAAGAGAAAGCCAATATACACTGGAGAATAA
- a CDS encoding winged helix-turn-helix domain-containing protein, which produces MMMEDRTTKFLKRRDRITIYLNILEAIQQLSSTSPTKRAKITHVLYKSNLNTKRLKERLQELSYLDLITWDNTGLKLTEKGKTFLQEYQNLINKINQYIKTR; this is translated from the coding sequence ATGATGATGGAGGACAGAACAACAAAATTCCTGAAACGCAGAGACAGAATAACAATATACCTAAACATCCTAGAAGCAATACAGCAACTAAGCAGCACAAGCCCAACAAAACGCGCAAAAATAACACACGTCCTCTACAAATCAAACCTAAACACAAAAAGACTAAAAGAAAGACTACAAGAACTATCATACCTAGACCTAATAACATGGGACAACACAGGACTAAAACTCACAGAAAAGGGGAAAACATTCCTACAAGAATACCAAAACCTCATAAACAAAATAAACCAATACATAAAAACCCGTTAA
- a CDS encoding ABC transporter permease, which produces MKWTIIVDAMKMAVKAINERKIRSTLTIIGIIIGPMIMIMMGSVVKGYSDYIVNQISSMGQNTIIIYPESNYKLTQDDLNQIRSMEGVAEAEPFYTMQGTMKIGGSETRIYIYATKIDLILRAIGSLEIMSGETPNPTSTIEALIGYKIAYTENGEKQYDIGDTLTITVSAIQGGRITQTRRINVKITGILKEYGGALLFSPDQTIFLNTEAGRKLLNQNEWNGIIVLMKDSKSVAPFTTKMRETYQGKISVISFAAIANIATSITEAINLINYTTSTASLAVAVMGIAATMITSVMERTREIGVMKAVGFTNTQIITLILMEALTMSIIGGIIGETLGVIGAHLFAGQGLKITSGTTTITIQAKPAITPQLITTTTTLTIATGIIGGALPAYMAAKIPPATALRYE; this is translated from the coding sequence GTGAAATGGACAATAATAGTGGACGCAATGAAAATGGCAGTGAAAGCCATAAACGAAAGGAAGATTAGATCAACACTAACAATAATTGGAATAATAATTGGGCCAATGATAATGATAATGATGGGAAGCGTAGTGAAGGGATACTCAGACTACATAGTAAACCAAATTTCAAGCATGGGCCAAAACACCATAATAATATACCCAGAATCAAACTACAAACTAACACAAGACGACCTAAACCAAATAAGAAGCATGGAGGGAGTAGCAGAAGCAGAACCATTCTACACCATGCAGGGAACCATGAAGATAGGGGGAAGCGAAACAAGAATATACATATACGCAACAAAAATAGACCTAATACTAAGGGCAATTGGAAGCCTAGAAATAATGAGTGGAGAAACACCAAACCCAACAAGCACAATAGAAGCCCTCATAGGATACAAGATAGCATACACGGAAAACGGGGAGAAACAATATGACATAGGCGACACATTAACCATAACAGTAAGCGCAATACAAGGGGGGAGAATAACCCAAACAAGAAGAATAAACGTGAAGATAACAGGAATACTAAAGGAGTATGGGGGAGCACTACTATTCAGCCCAGACCAAACAATATTCCTAAACACAGAAGCAGGAAGAAAACTACTAAACCAAAACGAGTGGAATGGAATAATAGTGCTAATGAAAGACTCAAAAAGCGTAGCCCCATTCACAACAAAAATGAGGGAAACCTACCAAGGGAAAATATCAGTAATCAGCTTCGCAGCCATAGCCAACATAGCCACAAGCATAACAGAAGCCATAAACCTCATAAACTACACCACATCCACAGCCTCACTGGCAGTGGCAGTCATGGGCATAGCTGCAACCATGATAACATCAGTAATGGAGAGAACAAGGGAAATAGGCGTAATGAAGGCAGTGGGATTCACAAACACACAAATAATCACACTAATACTAATGGAGGCACTAACCATGAGCATAATAGGAGGAATAATAGGGGAAACCCTAGGCGTAATAGGAGCACACCTATTCGCAGGACAAGGCCTAAAAATAACCAGCGGAACAACCACAATAACCATACAGGCAAAACCAGCCATAACCCCACAACTAATAACCACCACAACCACACTCACAATAGCCACAGGAATAATTGGAGGAGCACTACCAGCATACATGGCAGCAAAAATCCCACCAGCCACAGCACTAAGATACGAATAA
- a CDS encoding ATPase, T2SS/T4P/T4SS family: protein MNILGKLKPRKTETPKTGKPPETETPPQTLEEAEKLNPHLQIYLKTLKQKPTYQPKPEPTKQTTEETIYPLPNKIFIHIKPLERRYIIIEPEKPPQEIMEKVEEALAKIVMEENIEVTMENKEETIRRLTPKAIRKAKIKVKGEQEQNIIYHMLREKLGYGFLDPFLLDEMLEDISIPGAGNIFVYHRAYGYLESNINVDRREIDRVLRSMAERHGKIISHANPILDIHLPDGSRLNIVFGEDISLQGSNFTIRKFAKEPLSIAQLCRYGTLTPEMAAYMWMLMEIGVSIMICGETASGKTTTLTALLPFIPYYSKIVSIEETPEVRLPHKNWVREVTRLHTGSPVTMFDLVKAALRQRPDYIIIGEIRGEEGRIAFQAINTGHPVIATFHAGTLTQLFQRLTSDPINVPKTQLDGLNITIFQSRIERGGKFIRRVTTVNEILGYNPNTGNLLYLPTFIYDPDRDKLDYTGMSMLLETKVLPYRGWGRDKLDQLYREMKMRAEIIEWHMKNAPGYLDLWRTMIETARTSIETVHQKIMRGEKPWTN from the coding sequence ATGAATATACTGGGAAAACTAAAACCCAGAAAAACAGAAACACCAAAAACAGGGAAACCCCCCGAAACAGAAACACCCCCACAAACACTGGAAGAAGCGGAAAAACTCAACCCACACCTACAAATATACCTAAAAACCCTAAAACAGAAACCCACATACCAACCCAAACCAGAACCAACAAAACAAACCACAGAAGAAACAATATACCCACTCCCCAACAAAATATTCATACACATAAAACCACTAGAGAGAAGATACATAATAATAGAGCCAGAGAAACCCCCACAGGAAATCATGGAGAAAGTGGAGGAAGCCCTCGCAAAAATAGTAATGGAAGAAAACATAGAAGTAACCATGGAAAACAAGGAGGAAACCATAAGAAGACTAACACCAAAAGCCATAAGAAAAGCGAAAATAAAGGTGAAGGGGGAACAGGAACAAAACATCATATACCACATGCTAAGAGAGAAACTGGGATACGGATTCCTAGACCCATTCCTACTAGACGAAATGCTCGAAGACATAAGCATACCAGGAGCAGGAAACATATTCGTATACCACAGAGCATACGGATACCTAGAATCCAACATAAACGTAGACAGAAGAGAAATAGACAGGGTACTAAGAAGCATGGCGGAAAGACATGGGAAAATAATAAGCCACGCAAACCCAATCCTAGACATACACCTACCAGACGGAAGCAGACTAAACATAGTATTCGGAGAAGACATAAGCCTACAGGGAAGCAACTTCACCATAAGAAAATTCGCAAAAGAACCACTCTCCATAGCCCAACTATGCCGATACGGCACACTAACACCCGAAATGGCGGCATACATGTGGATGCTCATGGAAATAGGGGTATCAATAATGATATGCGGAGAAACAGCCTCAGGGAAAACCACAACACTAACAGCCCTCCTCCCCTTCATACCATACTACAGCAAAATAGTAAGCATAGAGGAAACCCCAGAAGTGAGGCTACCACACAAAAACTGGGTTAGAGAAGTCACAAGACTACACACGGGAAGCCCAGTAACCATGTTCGACCTAGTAAAAGCAGCCCTAAGACAAAGACCAGACTACATAATAATAGGCGAAATAAGAGGGGAAGAGGGGAGAATAGCCTTCCAAGCCATAAACACGGGACACCCAGTAATAGCCACCTTCCACGCAGGAACACTAACACAACTATTCCAAAGACTAACCTCAGACCCAATAAACGTCCCAAAAACACAGCTAGACGGACTAAACATAACCATATTCCAATCAAGAATAGAGAGGGGAGGGAAATTCATAAGGAGAGTCACAACAGTAAACGAGATACTGGGATACAACCCAAACACGGGAAACCTACTATACCTACCCACCTTCATATACGACCCAGACAGAGACAAACTAGACTACACTGGAATGAGCATGCTACTAGAAACAAAAGTACTCCCCTACAGGGGATGGGGAAGAGACAAACTAGACCAACTATACAGGGAAATGAAGATGAGAGCAGAAATAATAGAATGGCACATGAAAAACGCGCCAGGATACCTAGACCTATGGAGAACAATGATTGAAACAGCGAGAACAAGCATAGAAACAGTACACCAAAAAATAATGAGAGGAGAAAAACCATGGACAAACTAA
- a CDS encoding 3-hydroxybutyryl-CoA dehydrogenase, producing the protein MKRIGIVGAGTMGRGIAQTTAEAGYETLIYDANPQAVSDALNTIKRMMEKAVEKGAKTQGEAEAVLKRVKPCSSLEELAHGDIDLVVEAVFEDAEVKRQVFQELDKHCKAECILASNTSSISITLLASYTKRPGKVIGLHFFNPAPIMKLVEVVLGEWTSPETLETALKFVESLGKVPVKVKDTPGFIVNRLIIPFINEAAQMVMEGVAKSEDIDTACKLGLNHPIGPLALADLIGLDVVQAIMETLYKETGDPKYRVCPLIRRMVRAGLLGRKSGRGFYNYAK; encoded by the coding sequence ATAAAACGCATAGGAATTGTGGGCGCTGGAACCATGGGGAGAGGAATAGCCCAAACCACAGCCGAAGCAGGCTACGAAACATTGATATATGATGCTAATCCCCAAGCAGTCTCAGACGCATTGAACACCATTAAAAGGATGATGGAGAAGGCAGTGGAGAAGGGGGCGAAAACCCAGGGGGAAGCTGAAGCAGTGCTCAAACGGGTTAAACCCTGCAGCAGCCTAGAGGAACTTGCCCATGGAGACATAGACCTAGTTGTTGAAGCTGTGTTCGAAGATGCAGAGGTTAAGAGGCAAGTATTCCAAGAACTCGACAAACACTGTAAAGCTGAATGCATACTAGCCTCAAACACCAGCAGCATAAGCATAACCCTACTAGCCTCATACACCAAGAGGCCTGGAAAAGTGATTGGACTACACTTCTTCAACCCAGCACCAATCATGAAACTTGTCGAAGTAGTTTTAGGGGAATGGACAAGCCCCGAAACCCTTGAAACCGCACTGAAATTTGTGGAGAGCTTGGGGAAAGTTCCAGTAAAAGTTAAGGATACACCAGGCTTCATAGTGAACAGGCTAATAATACCATTCATAAATGAGGCGGCACAAATGGTCATGGAGGGAGTAGCCAAGTCAGAAGACATTGACACGGCATGCAAGCTAGGCTTAAACCACCCCATAGGCCCACTAGCCCTCGCAGACCTAATAGGACTGGACGTAGTCCAAGCCATCATGGAAACACTATACAAGGAAACTGGAGACCCAAAATATAGGGTATGCCCATTGATAAGGAGAATGGTGAGAGCAGGACTATTGGGGAGGAAGAGTGGGAGGGGATTCTACAACTATGCCAAGTAG
- a CDS encoding DUF401 family protein → MDTATIAVATALATIMIMAWRGIEVGIALITATAIIAATNPQKTPEIIVETIRSQATWTLTITSMLIAILAELYRNTGEIKKLGIGVAKTLKNPKLAAMITPAIIGLLPIAGGALMSAPIIESLTPTLNLDTETAVYTNVWFRHTIFLTYPISNVMIAIAALTGASITEIAIQQIPTTIFMIIIGYITALHGKKVDRETSEAKEENIKTWETLKAATPLILSLTIAIPLKTMVSDTGMIIGVAMGVAAITLTAKVKPKKMMEAVKSRRTIGITLASFSSMLLQQAFNITGATQSITRAINSTGIPAEALQYIAPALLGLLTGSPLTGIVLSLPIIGGIKKLDTKTISAIYISSYTAYIASPIHLCYVYTARYFNCKLSKAYKLLVPSVIATITFTIILYTLT, encoded by the coding sequence TTGGACACAGCCACAATAGCAGTGGCAACAGCACTAGCAACAATAATGATCATGGCATGGAGAGGAATAGAAGTGGGAATAGCACTAATAACAGCCACAGCAATAATAGCAGCCACAAACCCACAGAAAACCCCAGAAATAATAGTGGAAACCATAAGAAGCCAAGCCACATGGACACTAACCATAACAAGCATGCTCATAGCCATCCTAGCAGAACTATACAGAAACACTGGAGAAATAAAGAAGCTTGGAATCGGAGTGGCAAAAACCCTAAAAAACCCAAAACTAGCCGCAATGATAACACCAGCAATAATAGGATTACTCCCCATAGCTGGAGGAGCACTAATGTCAGCCCCAATAATAGAATCACTAACCCCCACACTAAACCTAGACACTGAAACAGCAGTCTACACAAACGTCTGGTTCAGACACACAATATTCCTAACATACCCAATAAGCAACGTAATGATAGCCATAGCAGCCCTAACAGGAGCATCCATAACCGAAATAGCCATACAGCAAATCCCAACCACAATATTCATGATAATCATAGGATACATAACAGCACTACACGGGAAAAAAGTAGACAGGGAAACCAGCGAAGCAAAGGAGGAAAACATAAAAACATGGGAAACACTGAAAGCAGCAACACCACTAATCCTATCCCTAACAATAGCCATACCACTAAAAACCATGGTCAGCGACACTGGAATGATAATTGGAGTAGCCATGGGAGTAGCAGCCATAACATTAACAGCAAAAGTAAAACCAAAGAAAATGATGGAGGCAGTGAAGAGCAGGAGAACCATAGGCATAACACTGGCAAGCTTCAGCAGCATGCTACTACAACAAGCCTTCAACATAACAGGAGCCACACAATCAATAACACGGGCAATAAACTCCACAGGAATACCAGCAGAAGCCCTACAATACATAGCCCCCGCACTACTAGGACTACTAACGGGAAGCCCACTAACAGGAATAGTCCTCTCACTACCAATAATTGGAGGCATAAAGAAGCTGGACACGAAAACCATAAGCGCAATATACATCTCAAGCTACACTGCATACATAGCCTCACCAATACACCTATGCTACGTCTACACAGCAAGATACTTCAACTGCAAACTATCAAAAGCCTACAAGCTACTAGTGCCAAGCGTAATAGCCACAATAACCTTCACAATAATACTATACACGTTAACCTAA
- a CDS encoding Lrp/AsnC family transcriptional regulator: MLDEVDLEILRILQGDCRVTVKEVARRLGKPVTTVYSRLKRLEGDGYVRGYRAILDAGRLGYSTTAFVFVSFSYEAAGRRLDQREVARVIASFPEVQEVHIVTGDWDMLLKVRVRGVEELGRFIVDKLRRVEGVVKTLTSVSLDCVKEDTSIPI, encoded by the coding sequence GTGTTGGATGAGGTTGATCTTGAAATTTTGAGGATTCTTCAGGGGGATTGTAGGGTTACTGTTAAGGAGGTGGCTAGGAGGCTTGGTAAGCCTGTGACCACTGTTTATTCTAGGTTGAAGAGGCTTGAGGGGGATGGTTATGTTAGGGGTTATAGGGCTATTTTGGATGCTGGTAGGCTTGGCTATTCCACCACTGCCTTTGTCTTCGTTTCATTCTCCTATGAGGCTGCTGGTAGGAGGCTTGATCAGAGGGAGGTGGCTAGGGTTATTGCAAGTTTCCCTGAGGTTCAGGAGGTTCATATTGTGACTGGGGATTGGGATATGCTTTTGAAGGTTAGGGTTAGGGGGGTTGAGGAGCTTGGTAGGTTTATTGTGGATAAGCTTAGGAGGGTTGAGGGTGTGGTGAAGACTTTGACTTCTGTTTCCCTTGATTGTGTTAAGGAGGATACCTCCATTCCAATTTAG